A section of the Acropora muricata isolate sample 2 chromosome 4, ASM3666990v1, whole genome shotgun sequence genome encodes:
- the LOC136915582 gene encoding replication termination factor 2-like codes for MGCDGGTIPKRDELVRMKKKPEQVDKNYELNAKWFHCALSQAELRTPIVCCELGNLYNKEAVLEYLIDKSSVTTDIASHIRSLKDVKELNLTSNPAFEQKAMEHADSYLDFQASPFICPVVGIEMNGRYKFCFLWKCGCVFSERALKEVPTTVCNTCGKPLSNDDIIVINGSEDEVRAMKEKMEERRQKSKLEKKAKKTKISETSTSINGSTSFNSSEISKDGPEKPAKRAKTEHAPSSSKASASDVKVTAAKLTASGTSSSKGKIPELSKHKTVAEDPKASKVFKSLFSSSHKDRPKHLQSNWVTYHSYHI; via the coding sequence ATGGGGTGTGATGGTGGTACAATCCCAAAACGAGATGAACTTGTCCGAATGAAAAAAAAGCCCGAGCAAGTTGACAAGAACTACGAATTGAACGCAAAGTGGTTCCATTGTGCTCTGAGTCAGGCCGAGTTGAGGACTCCTATCGTATGCTGCGAGCTGGGAAACTTGTACAACAAAGAAGCAGTGCTTGAATACCTGATTGATAAGTCCTCTGTGACTACTGATATTGCCAGTCACATCAGAAGTCTGAAGGATGTAAAAGAGTTGAATCTCACCAGCAATCCAGCCTTTGAACAAAAGGCCATGGAACATGCTGACAGCTATCTGGACTTCCAAGCGTCTCCTTTCATTTGCCCTGTGGTTGGAATCGAGATGAATGGAAGGTacaaattttgctttctttggaAGTGTGGTTGTGTTTTTTCTGAGAGAGCCCTGAAAGAGGTACCAACAACTGTTTGTAATACGTGTGGAAAGCCACTCTCCAATGATGACATTATTGTTATCAACGGAAGTGAAGATGAAGTCAGGGCGATGAAGGAGAAGATGGAAGAAAGACGTCAGAAAAGCAAACTGGAGAAGAAAGCAAAAAAGACAAAGATCTCTGAGACATCAACATCAATCAATGGTTCAACATCCTTTAACTCTTCAGAGATTTCCAAAGATGGACCCGAGAAGCCAGCTAAGCGAGCAAAAACAGAGCATGCTCCATCCTCAAGTAAAGCATCAGCAAGTGATGTGAAAGTGACTGCAGCAAAGTTAACGGCCAGTGGGACAAGCTCTTCAAAGGGAAAGATTCCAGAACtgtcaaaacacaaaactgTGGCAGAGGACCCCAAAGCAAGTAAAGTGTTCAAGTCACTTTTCTCCTCTAGCCACAAGGATAGACCAAAGCATCTGCAGTCCAACTGGGTTACTTATCATTCCTATCACATTTAA